One window of Robiginitalea biformata HTCC2501 genomic DNA carries:
- a CDS encoding SDR family oxidoreductase, whose product MSDSPDSARHTLPDAPGTIGILGCGWLGFPLAGRLLESGYSVRGTTTRAEKLDKLENAGIRAFQVVLTETGFTGDWREFLQGLDLLVCNIPPGIRANPQTDYPAKIRHLVRALEDHGVPRLIYIGSTSVYGRSQGVVDEAAEPEPDSESGRQLLRAEEILRASPLAGSSLILRFGGLIGPNRHPVTMLSGRTGLSGGNDPVNLIERTDCLNLIERAIRDPSQVGIANGVAPGHPAKADYYQGEALERGIPPPQYVDSTGQKPGKRIKSRHFLVNTYEFLTTPEA is encoded by the coding sequence TTGAGTGATTCCCCCGACTCCGCCCGTCACACTTTACCGGATGCCCCCGGGACCATCGGCATCCTCGGTTGCGGCTGGCTGGGTTTCCCCCTGGCCGGCAGGCTACTGGAATCCGGTTATTCGGTACGGGGAACCACTACGCGGGCCGAAAAGTTGGACAAGCTGGAAAATGCCGGGATACGAGCTTTTCAAGTGGTGTTGACGGAAACCGGCTTTACCGGGGATTGGCGGGAATTTCTGCAAGGGCTCGACCTGTTGGTATGCAATATTCCCCCGGGGATCCGGGCAAATCCGCAAACGGATTATCCGGCCAAAATACGCCACCTGGTCCGCGCCCTTGAAGACCATGGGGTCCCCCGCCTGATCTACATCGGGAGTACTTCGGTCTACGGCCGCAGCCAGGGGGTGGTGGACGAAGCCGCGGAACCCGAACCGGACAGCGAAAGCGGCAGGCAACTGCTGCGGGCGGAAGAAATCCTCCGGGCTTCCCCTCTCGCCGGGTCTTCACTCATCCTTCGATTTGGCGGGTTAATCGGTCCGAATCGCCACCCGGTGACGATGCTCTCCGGGCGGACGGGGCTTTCCGGGGGGAATGACCCGGTGAATCTCATCGAACGTACAGACTGCCTGAACCTCATTGAACGGGCGATACGCGACCCTTCCCAGGTAGGTATTGCCAACGGGGTAGCCCCGGGCCACCCGGCCAAGGCCGATTATTATCAAGGCGAAGCCCTGGAACGGGGCATCCCGCCACCCCAATATGTGGATTCCACAGGACAAAAACCGGGCAAACGCATAAAAAGTAGGCATTTTCTTGTTAATACGTACGAATTTCTGACAACTCCTGAGGCCTGA
- a CDS encoding serine hydrolase domain-containing protein — protein sequence MKNTICLLLLLALAVGCRQDPQPVTQTEGTTENLVMADPTGQGMSDERLDRIDSMLHHAIAGDQIPGAVALVARNGKIVLHKAYGLANVRDSLPFRPDGIFRIASQTKAITATAVMMLWEEGRFRLDDPIADYIPEFADTGVLDTFREADSSFTTTPLETPITIRHLLTHTSGIGYGMIDGDPRFRKAYAKAGIVDAFTARPVTLAENIPKLARMPLHHEPGEGWTYSEGLDVLGYFVELVSGKPFDAFLKERIFDPLGMADTWFYLPEDRAERLVPVQYWDPDDGDWRPFTTDVFDIDYPKQGARTYFAGGAGLSSTAIDYAAFLQMYLNGGEYNGQRLLSRTTIETMMANQIGDLWSGGPKDYGLAFAIVNPDGVAQGGEGGIGTFDWGGYFNTQYFADPGEQLIGILMKQTQGAGKDETGWKFRQMVFAAIDD from the coding sequence ATGAAAAATACCATCTGCCTTCTGCTCCTCCTGGCCCTTGCGGTGGGATGCCGGCAGGACCCGCAGCCCGTCACACAGACTGAAGGAACTACCGAAAACCTGGTCATGGCCGACCCAACCGGCCAGGGCATGTCAGACGAGCGCCTGGACCGCATCGATTCCATGCTGCATCACGCCATCGCCGGGGACCAGATTCCCGGTGCGGTGGCCCTGGTAGCCCGGAATGGAAAAATCGTGTTGCACAAGGCGTACGGCCTGGCAAATGTCCGGGACAGCCTGCCTTTCCGCCCGGACGGGATTTTCCGGATCGCTTCCCAAACCAAGGCCATTACCGCAACCGCGGTGATGATGCTCTGGGAAGAAGGCCGTTTCCGGTTGGATGACCCCATTGCCGATTACATCCCTGAGTTTGCCGATACCGGTGTCCTGGATACATTCCGCGAAGCGGACAGCAGTTTTACAACCACCCCCCTGGAAACCCCGATTACCATCCGGCACCTGCTTACGCACACCTCCGGGATCGGTTACGGGATGATCGACGGGGACCCCCGGTTCCGGAAGGCTTATGCCAAAGCCGGGATTGTCGATGCATTTACGGCCCGCCCGGTGACCCTTGCCGAAAACATCCCCAAACTCGCCCGCATGCCCCTCCACCACGAGCCCGGGGAGGGCTGGACCTACAGCGAAGGCCTGGACGTGCTCGGGTACTTTGTGGAATTGGTGTCCGGCAAGCCCTTTGACGCCTTCCTCAAGGAACGGATTTTCGACCCCCTGGGCATGGCGGATACCTGGTTCTACCTTCCGGAAGACCGCGCTGAGAGGCTGGTTCCCGTGCAATATTGGGACCCGGACGACGGGGATTGGAGGCCCTTCACCACGGATGTATTTGACATCGATTACCCGAAACAGGGCGCCCGCACCTACTTTGCAGGCGGTGCCGGCCTATCCAGTACAGCCATTGATTATGCGGCCTTCCTGCAGATGTACCTCAACGGGGGGGAATACAACGGACAGCGGCTCCTGAGCCGGACAACTATTGAAACCATGATGGCCAACCAGATCGGCGATCTCTGGTCCGGCGGCCCGAAGGATTACGGCCTGGCCTTTGCCATCGTGAACCCGGACGGCGTGGCACAGGGGGGCGAAGGCGGAATCGGCACCTTTGATTGGGGCGGCTATTTCAACACCCAGTATTTTGCCGACCCCGGGGAGCAGCTGATCGGGATCCTTATGAAGCAAACCCAGGGTGCTGGCAAGGACGAAACCGGATGGAAATTCCGACAGATGGTCTTCGCCGCCATCGACGACTGA
- a CDS encoding single-stranded DNA-binding protein, protein MNALRNKVQLIGNLGQDPEVTVLDGGGKMARFSLATNEIYKNAQGEKVTDTQWHQVVAWGKIADIVESYLNKGKEVAVEGKLIHRHYDTEEGQRKYVTEVRCSELLLLGK, encoded by the coding sequence ATGAATGCCCTAAGGAACAAAGTACAACTAATCGGAAACCTCGGCCAGGACCCGGAGGTTACCGTGCTGGACGGAGGCGGGAAAATGGCCCGGTTCTCCCTGGCAACCAATGAAATCTACAAAAATGCGCAAGGCGAAAAAGTAACGGACACCCAATGGCACCAGGTAGTAGCCTGGGGTAAAATTGCGGATATTGTGGAAAGTTACCTGAACAAGGGTAAAGAAGTGGCGGTGGAGGGCAAACTCATACACCGGCATTACGATACCGAGGAAGGCCAGCGGAAATACGTGACGGAGGTGCGGTGTTCGGAACTCCTGCTACTGGGGAAGTAG
- a CDS encoding CBS domain-containing protein gives MAIKSFQGRRAKDPSKKEYDAPILVSDYMTRNLVTFRPDQSILEVMEAFTRHRISGGPVLDDNGFLVGIVSEADCMKQISESRYFNQPILDKSVERFMTKEVETIPHDMSIFDAAGVFHKNNRRRLPVMKDGLLIGQISRKDIVVAALKLNSQNWK, from the coding sequence ATGGCTATTAAGAGTTTTCAGGGCCGCAGGGCCAAGGATCCATCGAAAAAAGAATACGACGCCCCCATCCTGGTGTCCGATTATATGACGCGTAACCTGGTCACTTTCCGACCCGATCAGTCGATTCTCGAAGTGATGGAAGCCTTTACGCGCCACCGGATTTCCGGGGGTCCCGTACTGGACGACAACGGGTTTTTGGTCGGCATTGTCTCCGAGGCCGACTGCATGAAGCAAATCTCGGAAAGCAGGTATTTCAACCAGCCGATCCTGGATAAAAGCGTCGAGCGTTTTATGACCAAGGAGGTGGAAACAATCCCCCATGACATGTCCATTTTCGACGCGGCCGGGGTGTTTCACAAAAACAACCGCCGTCGCTTACCCGTTATGAAGGATGGGTTGCTCATCGGGCAGATCAGCCGGAAGGATATCGTTGTGGCTGCCCTGAAGCTGAATTCCCAAAACTGGAAATAG
- a CDS encoding M20/M25/M40 family metallo-hydrolase, with product MKPTATVLCLLLLLAATFWAFESATPRYHEDADVPAAEFSTDRAMEHVVAIARKPHGVGFPGHDDVREYLVRTLRGMGLEPELQEGYTAGDWGNLSKAVNILARIPGTGSGKALLLLSHYDSSPHSSFGASDAGSGVAVILEAVRAYRESGEQPANDIILLFSDAEELGLNGADLFVNQHPWAQDVGLVLNFEARGSGGPGYMLLETNGGNSGLVDAFVAAGAEYPVANSLAYSIYKMLPNDTDLTVFREDGDIEGMNFAFIDDHFDYHTALDTPERLDLRTLAHQGSYLVPLLEHFSQASLDGLKSGEDSVYFNLPFFGLVTYPFRWIWPIFGLAVLGFLLVCAIGLRNGQLHGRGILKGFAPLFACLILNGAAGYFAWPLLKTLYPGYGDILQGFPYNGYLYIAAWAALAAGICFLVYSRFRKLPPADTLVAPLLLWLVLCGVLNIYLPGAAFFLIPGIALLMALLISCLKESPNPYVLCLLGIPALWIFAPFVKMFPVGLGMKMLIAASLMTTFLFLLLLGLLARLPNKARLGGLGLLLFAGFLAGAHFSSRYTPENPKPTSLLYVGQTDTQQAFWATYEQVPSDWTQAYLGPEPERPETAGLHTLSSKYNSGFTFIREASRKPIPEPAVEILTDTLIGGRHHLVLEIIPQRDINRLEVFATGAELSAARVNGVELSEDYLDRRRGGKLVTHYVSDNAPTRLDLEFPAGEALELTLYEASNDLLDNPWFSIPPRPAETIPMPFILNDAVLLIKSLHFE from the coding sequence ATGAAACCTACCGCTACCGTCCTCTGCCTGCTCCTGCTGCTGGCAGCCACCTTCTGGGCTTTTGAAAGCGCTACTCCCCGCTACCATGAGGACGCGGATGTCCCGGCGGCCGAATTCTCCACCGACCGGGCGATGGAGCACGTTGTAGCGATAGCCCGAAAACCCCACGGGGTAGGTTTTCCTGGACACGATGACGTACGGGAATACCTGGTGCGCACGCTTCGCGGAATGGGCCTGGAACCCGAATTGCAGGAAGGATACACGGCCGGCGACTGGGGCAACCTGAGCAAGGCGGTCAATATTCTGGCCCGGATACCCGGGACGGGGTCCGGAAAAGCGCTCCTGCTCCTCTCCCATTACGACAGCAGCCCGCATTCCTCCTTCGGGGCGAGCGACGCGGGCAGCGGAGTGGCCGTGATCCTGGAGGCCGTCCGCGCCTACCGCGAATCTGGTGAGCAGCCTGCCAACGACATCATCCTCCTGTTTTCGGATGCCGAAGAGCTCGGCCTGAACGGGGCCGACCTTTTTGTCAACCAGCACCCCTGGGCCCAGGATGTGGGCCTTGTGCTGAACTTCGAAGCACGGGGCAGCGGGGGGCCCGGGTACATGCTCCTGGAGACCAACGGCGGAAATTCCGGACTCGTGGACGCTTTTGTTGCTGCCGGGGCCGAATACCCCGTCGCGAATTCGCTGGCCTACAGCATTTATAAAATGCTTCCCAACGATACGGACCTGACGGTCTTCCGGGAGGACGGGGATATCGAGGGGATGAACTTTGCCTTCATCGACGACCACTTTGACTACCATACAGCCCTGGACACCCCGGAACGATTGGATCTCAGAACCCTCGCGCATCAGGGCAGTTACCTGGTCCCCCTCCTGGAACACTTTAGCCAGGCTTCCCTGGACGGCCTGAAAAGCGGGGAGGATTCCGTCTATTTCAACCTGCCTTTTTTTGGGCTGGTCACCTATCCCTTTCGCTGGATCTGGCCGATATTTGGCCTGGCGGTGCTCGGTTTCCTCCTGGTCTGCGCGATTGGTTTACGCAACGGGCAACTGCACGGGAGGGGAATCCTCAAAGGGTTTGCCCCGCTATTCGCCTGCCTGATACTCAACGGCGCGGCCGGCTACTTTGCCTGGCCGCTGCTCAAAACCCTCTACCCGGGCTATGGGGATATCCTGCAAGGCTTCCCCTATAACGGCTACCTGTATATCGCTGCCTGGGCGGCCCTGGCGGCCGGCATCTGTTTCCTGGTGTATTCCAGGTTCCGGAAACTCCCACCGGCCGATACACTGGTGGCCCCACTCCTCCTTTGGTTGGTACTTTGCGGGGTGCTGAACATCTACCTGCCCGGGGCAGCTTTTTTCCTGATCCCGGGGATCGCCCTGTTGATGGCGCTGCTGATCAGCTGCCTGAAGGAGTCCCCCAATCCGTACGTCCTGTGCCTGTTGGGCATCCCCGCCCTCTGGATTTTTGCGCCGTTTGTTAAAATGTTTCCGGTGGGTCTCGGGATGAAAATGCTGATCGCGGCGAGCCTGATGACCACCTTCCTGTTTTTGTTGCTCCTCGGGCTGCTGGCAAGGCTTCCCAACAAAGCGCGCCTCGGCGGGTTGGGCCTCCTGTTGTTTGCCGGGTTCCTGGCAGGGGCGCATTTCTCCAGCCGGTATACCCCCGAAAACCCTAAGCCCACCAGTTTGCTGTACGTGGGCCAAACCGATACGCAACAGGCCTTCTGGGCCACGTACGAACAGGTCCCTTCCGATTGGACGCAGGCCTACCTGGGCCCCGAACCGGAGCGGCCGGAAACCGCCGGCCTGCATACGCTGAGCAGCAAATACAATTCGGGTTTCACGTTTATCCGCGAAGCGAGCCGCAAACCCATCCCGGAACCCGCCGTGGAAATCCTGACGGATACCCTGATCGGCGGCCGGCACCACCTGGTTCTGGAAATTATCCCCCAAAGGGATATTAACCGCCTGGAAGTCTTTGCCACCGGGGCGGAACTCAGCGCTGCCCGTGTCAACGGGGTGGAGCTTTCCGAGGATTACCTCGACCGGCGACGAGGCGGCAAACTGGTCACCCACTATGTGAGCGACAATGCCCCGACCCGTCTGGATTTGGAATTCCCGGCCGGGGAGGCCCTGGAACTGACCCTGTACGAAGCCTCCAACGACTTGCTGGATAACCCCTGGTTCAGCATCCCCCCGCGGCCCGCTGAAACGATCCCCATGCCATTTATACTGAACGATGCCGTCCTCTTGATTAAATCCCTGCATTTTGAGTGA
- a CDS encoding ferritin translates to MLKKNVETALNGQIRVEAQSSQIYLSMASWAEVKGLEGISQFLYKHSDEERMHMLKLVRYVNERGGHAVVSELDAPETDFGSFQNLFKMLYEHEIYVSECINDLVHVTLEEKDYATHNFLQWYVAEQIEEEALARTILDKINLIGNDKGGLYLFDRDIKQISADSAASGETA, encoded by the coding sequence ATGTTAAAAAAGAACGTAGAAACTGCCCTGAACGGACAGATCCGCGTAGAGGCACAATCCTCCCAGATCTACCTGTCCATGGCCTCATGGGCAGAGGTAAAAGGGCTGGAAGGCATCTCCCAATTCCTTTACAAACATTCCGACGAGGAACGGATGCATATGCTAAAACTTGTACGATACGTCAATGAACGGGGCGGACATGCCGTGGTTTCCGAGCTGGATGCTCCTGAAACCGATTTCGGGTCGTTCCAAAACCTGTTCAAAATGCTTTATGAACACGAAATTTACGTGTCGGAATGTATCAACGACCTGGTCCATGTGACCCTGGAGGAGAAGGATTACGCCACCCATAACTTCCTCCAATGGTACGTGGCAGAGCAAATCGAAGAAGAAGCCCTTGCCCGGACCATCCTCGACAAGATCAACCTGATCGGCAATGACAAAGGCGGGCTTTACCTGTTTGACAGGGATATAAAGCAAATAAGCGCGGATAGCGCAGCCAGCGGGGAAACCGCCTGA
- a CDS encoding VPS10 domain-containing protein: MKKHLILLLTFTLVAQASYSQRNRRQAPREILPDSLYSGLAWRNIGPFRGGRSVAACGVADQPGTYYMGTTGGGIWKTGDNGITWKNISDGFLKTGTVGDIAVAPSDPNVVLAGMGEHAARGVMTSMGDGVYLSRDAGTTWEHIGLDKSRHISDVIIHPTDPDTFYVAAQGAQYGPGGDRGVYRTADGGQTWERVLHVNDWTGAASLSMDPKNPRILYAAMWEHRRYPWTMESGGKGSGIYKSSDGGTTWEKLGKGLPETFGKAGISASGARSGLVYAVLEAEGEQAGVYRSDDGGGKWRQVNKDRINVARSWYYMEIFADTQDPERVYVLNAPMTRSIDGGKTFQPIPTPHGDNHDLWIHPEDNQVMINANDGGGNISLNGGASWSSQENQPTAQFYRVITDNQFPYLVYGGQQDNSAIAIASRTSDGGIDWKDWHSVAGCESAYLAFDPDDPDVVYGGCYQGIIEKWFRDRRTAKEIQEYPELGLSKAPEDQKYRYNWNAPIVSDPFDRNTIYHAGNVVFRSQDGGLSWEVISPDLTRDEADKQGPGGGPFTNEAAGGENYNTIMYLTASPHEQGTLWAGSDDGLIHLTRNGGESWENVTPEGMGQGIVNSIEVSPHHPATAYATLMRYKFMDLTPYVYKTTDYGASWSLVTDGLDDPNGFVRVVREDPIRPGLLYAGTETGLYISRDAGGYWQPFQLNLPVVPINDLTFRNNDLVAATAGRAFWILDDLSALQQDYDRRQPISLIQPRETVLFSGGYQEKPTPGLGQNPKSGVILDYYLGREADSAEIVLEILENNRVIRSYTNQPPKDFKTWPGGPSKPETLTAHTGLNRFVWDFRREAIPAVDGVFVMGDYSGSRVAPGNYTARIRMDSTEATQPIRIVPRPDIGATPADFREQQEALSQIEEALRDMHRAVNQLRSVRSQLETYADLLSGDEKAEPLLKLGDSLLQRITDWEEELIQPRQKTFQDVINYNNQLNAEFMYLKGYIDGAEPVLTQGARERLRDLMTAWRSLARERDAIVNEGMEGYNRSYRELGLPALIMED, translated from the coding sequence ATGAAAAAACACCTGATCCTTCTTCTGACATTCACCCTTGTAGCGCAAGCATCTTACTCCCAACGCAATCGGCGGCAGGCACCCCGGGAAATCCTGCCGGATTCCCTGTATTCGGGCCTGGCCTGGCGGAACATCGGGCCCTTCAGGGGCGGTCGGAGTGTGGCGGCATGCGGGGTGGCAGACCAGCCGGGAACCTATTACATGGGGACTACCGGGGGTGGCATCTGGAAAACCGGGGACAACGGCATTACCTGGAAAAATATTTCGGACGGCTTTCTGAAGACCGGGACGGTAGGCGATATCGCCGTGGCGCCTTCCGACCCGAATGTCGTACTCGCGGGGATGGGCGAACACGCAGCCCGAGGGGTGATGACTTCCATGGGGGACGGGGTTTACCTCTCCCGCGATGCCGGTACTACCTGGGAGCACATTGGCCTGGATAAGAGCCGGCACATCTCCGACGTGATCATCCATCCGACGGATCCGGACACCTTCTATGTGGCTGCCCAGGGGGCCCAGTACGGCCCGGGCGGGGACCGGGGAGTATACAGGACCGCCGACGGAGGGCAAACCTGGGAGCGCGTGCTGCATGTAAACGACTGGACGGGAGCCGCCTCCTTGAGTATGGACCCCAAAAACCCGCGGATCCTCTATGCGGCCATGTGGGAACACCGCCGGTATCCGTGGACCATGGAGTCCGGGGGCAAAGGTTCGGGCATCTATAAATCCTCCGACGGCGGCACCACCTGGGAAAAATTGGGCAAAGGGCTGCCGGAGACATTCGGGAAGGCAGGGATATCCGCCTCCGGGGCGCGTTCCGGCCTCGTCTATGCCGTCCTGGAAGCCGAAGGCGAGCAGGCGGGGGTTTACCGCTCGGACGATGGGGGTGGCAAATGGCGGCAGGTGAATAAGGACCGGATCAATGTCGCCCGGTCCTGGTACTACATGGAAATTTTCGCCGATACGCAGGACCCCGAGCGCGTCTATGTACTCAATGCCCCGATGACCCGCTCTATCGACGGGGGAAAGACCTTCCAGCCTATCCCCACGCCGCACGGGGATAACCACGATCTTTGGATCCACCCGGAGGACAACCAGGTGATGATCAATGCCAATGACGGGGGGGGCAACATTTCCCTCAACGGGGGAGCCAGCTGGAGCAGTCAGGAAAATCAGCCAACCGCCCAATTCTACCGGGTGATCACGGACAATCAGTTCCCCTACCTGGTCTACGGCGGCCAGCAGGACAATTCCGCCATTGCAATTGCCAGCCGGACTTCGGACGGGGGCATCGACTGGAAGGACTGGCATTCGGTGGCGGGTTGCGAAAGCGCGTACCTGGCCTTTGACCCGGACGACCCGGACGTAGTTTACGGGGGATGTTACCAGGGGATCATCGAGAAGTGGTTCCGGGATCGCCGGACGGCGAAGGAAATCCAGGAATACCCCGAACTCGGCCTGAGCAAAGCCCCGGAAGACCAAAAATACCGGTATAACTGGAATGCGCCCATTGTGAGCGACCCGTTTGACAGGAATACGATTTACCATGCCGGGAACGTCGTGTTCCGCTCTCAGGACGGGGGCCTGAGCTGGGAGGTCATCAGCCCGGACCTCACCCGGGACGAAGCCGACAAACAAGGGCCCGGAGGTGGCCCGTTCACCAACGAGGCGGCAGGGGGCGAAAATTACAACACGATCATGTACCTGACGGCATCCCCCCACGAACAGGGGACGTTGTGGGCGGGAAGCGACGACGGACTGATCCACCTGACCCGCAACGGAGGCGAAAGTTGGGAAAACGTCACCCCGGAAGGTATGGGCCAGGGCATTGTCAACAGCATCGAGGTCTCCCCCCACCACCCGGCCACCGCCTACGCCACGCTGATGCGGTACAAATTTATGGACCTGACTCCCTACGTCTATAAAACGACGGACTACGGCGCCAGCTGGAGCCTGGTCACCGACGGCCTGGACGACCCGAATGGGTTTGTACGCGTTGTCCGCGAAGACCCCATACGCCCCGGCCTGCTCTACGCGGGTACGGAAACCGGGCTGTACATATCGCGGGACGCGGGAGGCTACTGGCAGCCCTTCCAGCTGAACCTCCCGGTAGTGCCCATCAACGATCTCACATTCCGCAACAACGACCTGGTGGCGGCAACCGCCGGCCGGGCCTTCTGGATCCTGGACGACCTGTCCGCGCTCCAGCAGGATTACGACCGCCGGCAACCCATCTCCCTGATTCAGCCGCGGGAGACCGTGTTGTTTTCCGGGGGATACCAGGAAAAGCCGACACCCGGGCTGGGCCAGAACCCCAAATCCGGGGTCATCCTGGACTACTACCTGGGGCGTGAGGCGGATTCCGCCGAAATCGTCCTGGAAATCCTGGAGAATAACCGCGTAATCCGCAGCTATACGAACCAACCCCCAAAAGATTTCAAAACCTGGCCGGGGGGGCCGTCCAAACCGGAAACCCTGACAGCCCATACCGGACTGAACCGATTTGTCTGGGACTTTCGCCGGGAAGCCATCCCGGCCGTGGACGGGGTATTTGTGATGGGGGATTATTCAGGTTCCCGTGTGGCACCCGGAAATTATACCGCCCGGATCCGCATGGATTCCACAGAGGCTACCCAGCCCATCCGGATTGTGCCCCGGCCGGATATCGGGGCGACCCCGGCAGATTTCCGGGAACAACAGGAGGCCCTGTCGCAAATTGAGGAGGCCCTGCGCGACATGCACCGCGCCGTCAACCAGTTGCGTTCCGTCCGCTCCCAGCTGGAGACCTACGCCGATTTGCTTTCCGGGGATGAAAAGGCAGAACCCCTGCTGAAGCTGGGCGACTCCCTGTTGCAACGGATTACGGACTGGGAAGAAGAACTGATCCAGCCCCGGCAGAAAACCTTCCAGGACGTCATCAATTACAACAACCAGCTCAATGCCGAATTCATGTACCTGAAGGGTTACATCGACGGCGCGGAACCGGTCCTCACCCAGGGGGCGCGCGAACGCCTGCGCGACCTCATGACTGCCTGGCGAAGCCTGGCACGCGAGCGGGACGCCATTGTAAACGAAGGCATGGAAGGCTACAACCGGAGTTACCGGGAGCTCGGGTTGCCGGCGCTGATTATGGAAGACTGA
- a CDS encoding M20/M25/M40 family metallo-hydrolase produces MRNHPILLLLCLFVLASGTAQETAAEQQTAALVAQIEKEAVENSQLETLAHQLMDVIGPRLVGTPQMNKAHEWAVATFKEWGIPAENEQWGTWRGWERGICHIDLLEPRVVSLHGRQLAWSPSTPAKGITADLITLPEVADSLAFARWLPEVKGKWVLVSMPEPTGRPDYNWEEWATEASFEKMKSDREAQTKAWRQNLRNTGYSSRSINQALEAAGAAGIVQSRWSGAFGANKIFSANTEEIPVIDLSLEDYGMLYRMAENGDGPRLRVVAESRELGRVPTFNTVATIRGTELPDEYIVLSAHFDSWDGGTGATDNGTGTLTMMEAARILKKVYPNPKRTIIVGLWGSEEQGLNGSRAYVEDHPEVVSGLQALFNQDNGTGRVVNISGQGFLHAYEYLGRWLEAVPDHVTEHIETQFPGNPGRGGSDYASFVAMGAPAFSLSSLSWSYWNYTWHTNLDTYDKIVFDDVRNNAILTAVLAYMASEDPERTSREKAVLSVNPRTGEQREWPEPRSPNREGGQD; encoded by the coding sequence ATGAGAAATCATCCCATCCTGTTACTTCTCTGCCTCTTCGTCCTGGCCTCCGGGACGGCCCAGGAAACAGCCGCGGAACAGCAAACAGCCGCACTCGTTGCCCAAATCGAAAAGGAGGCAGTCGAAAATTCCCAACTGGAAACCCTTGCGCACCAGCTGATGGACGTCATCGGGCCGCGCCTGGTAGGCACCCCGCAAATGAATAAAGCACACGAATGGGCCGTAGCCACGTTTAAGGAATGGGGCATCCCGGCCGAAAACGAACAATGGGGTACCTGGCGGGGCTGGGAGCGGGGTATCTGCCACATCGACCTGCTGGAACCGCGGGTGGTAAGCCTCCACGGAAGGCAACTCGCCTGGAGCCCTTCAACTCCCGCCAAAGGCATTACGGCCGATTTGATCACCCTGCCCGAAGTGGCAGATTCCCTGGCATTTGCCCGCTGGCTCCCGGAAGTAAAGGGCAAATGGGTCCTGGTTTCCATGCCGGAACCCACGGGCCGGCCCGATTATAACTGGGAGGAATGGGCAACGGAAGCCTCCTTTGAAAAAATGAAAAGCGATCGGGAGGCCCAAACAAAGGCCTGGCGACAAAACCTGAGGAATACCGGCTATTCCTCCCGGTCTATCAACCAGGCCCTGGAAGCCGCAGGGGCTGCAGGCATTGTCCAGTCGCGCTGGTCGGGGGCCTTCGGGGCCAACAAAATATTCAGTGCCAACACGGAGGAAATACCCGTGATTGACCTCTCCCTGGAAGACTACGGCATGCTCTACCGGATGGCCGAGAACGGGGATGGCCCGCGCCTCCGCGTGGTGGCCGAGTCCCGCGAATTGGGGCGTGTGCCCACTTTTAATACGGTGGCAACCATCCGGGGAACCGAATTGCCGGACGAGTACATTGTGCTATCGGCGCACTTCGATTCCTGGGACGGGGGAACAGGTGCTACCGACAACGGCACCGGGACGCTGACGATGATGGAGGCGGCCCGGATCCTGAAAAAGGTATACCCGAACCCGAAGCGAACGATCATCGTCGGGCTCTGGGGGAGTGAGGAACAAGGGTTAAACGGCTCCCGGGCGTATGTTGAGGACCACCCGGAGGTGGTCTCCGGCCTGCAGGCGCTCTTTAACCAGGACAACGGCACGGGCCGCGTGGTAAATATTTCCGGGCAGGGATTCCTGCACGCCTACGAATATCTGGGCCGCTGGCTGGAAGCCGTGCCGGACCACGTGACGGAGCACATCGAAACCCAATTCCCCGGCAACCCGGGACGGGGCGGATCGGATTACGCCTCTTTCGTCGCCATGGGGGCGCCGGCCTTTTCCCTGAGTTCCCTGAGTTGGAGTTACTGGAACTACACCTGGCACACCAACCTGGACACCTATGACAAAATCGTATTTGACGACGTGCGCAACAATGCCATCCTGACCGCGGTACTCGCATATATGGCCAGCGAAGACCCGGAGCGGACCTCCCGGGAGAAGGCGGTCCTTTCCGTCAACCCCCGTACCGGGGAGCAGCGGGAATGGCCCGAACCCCGGTCGCCCAACCGGGAAGGAGGGCAGGACTGA